From the genome of Chroococcidiopsis sp. SAG 2025:
TTGCTCCACCAGTGACGGCGTGAGCATGATATTAAATCTTTTTTTGGACTCGCCCCACTTTCCAGGTGATGCGTACTTATCTCTAGACATTGCCCTATAGCCATATACATACATACATTCAACTTAAATCTACACTATTTCTGGCTAAATGTCATACATAGTTACTTGACCACATACACACGTATGCACTAGAATAAGTCTA
Proteins encoded in this window:
- a CDS encoding ribbon-helix-helix protein, CopG family, with product MYVYGYRAMSRDKYASPGKWGESKKRFNIMLTPSLVEQIDRLASEMNVTRSEYIELLFRKEILDEVKAS